The genomic region CGGTCGTCGTGGTCGGAAACCGGATGCTGGGCAAGCCGGAGGACCGGGCGGACGGAGCCCGGATGCTCCGGCTCCTCCAGGGAAGGGAGCACAGGGTTCACACCGCGGTCTGCCTCCTCCGGCGGTCCACGGGATACGCCGACGAGGCGGTCGAGACGACGCGGGTCGCCTTCCGATCCCTCACCGGGCAGGAGATCCGGGCCTACCTCCGGACGGGGGAGAGCGACGACAAGGCGGGGGCCTACGCGGCGCAGGGGAGAGGAAACCTGCTGATCGAGAGGATTTCCGGGTCCTACACGAACGTCGTGGGGCTTCCGATGACGCGCGTCCTGGAAATGCTCCAGAGGACCGGCATGCTCGCCGTGTCCCGGGAAGGGACGAAATGGTACCGGCGCGAGGGGTGCCGATGACGCGCCCGGAAAATGTGCAGGACCGGGTCCTCCGCGTGCGCGAGCGGATCGAGAGGGCCGCCGGCAGGGCCGGGCGTTCCGCCAGGGAGATCCGCCTGGTCGCGGTGGGGAAGACGCACCCCCCGGACCGCATCGGGGAGGCCGCCGCGGCCGGAGTGACCTCCTTCGGGGAGAACTACGTCCAGGAGGCGGAGGGGAAGATCCGCGCCTACCCCGGGCTGGAATGGCACATGGTCGGGAAGCTCCAGGGGAACAAGGTGAAGAAGGCGGTGTCGCTCTTCTCGTGGGTCCAGACGGTCGACTCCTCCCGCCTTCTCTCGGAGATCTCCCGGCGGTGCGTGGAGGCGGGAACCGGGATGCCGGTCCTGCTGGAGGTCAACCTGGCGGAGGAGTCGAGCAAGGCGGGGATCTCTCCGGGAGAGCTTCCGGAGCTGGTGGAGGCGGCCGAGGCGCTTGCCGGAGTGCGGCTTGCGGGGCTGATGGCCATTCCCCCGGTCTTCGAGAGCCCGGAGGAGAGCCGCCCCTGGTTCGCTCGCCTCCGGAAGCTTCTGGAGGACTGCGCGGGGCGGAGCACGGCGGGAAAAGGGATGCGGGAGCTTTCGATGGGGATGTCCCACGATTTCGAGGTGGCGGTCGAGGAGGGCGCGACGATGGTGCGGATCGGCACGGCCATCTTCGGGAGCCGCCCGGGGAGGCGGGGATGAAGGGAATCGGGTTCATCGGAGCCGGAAACATGGGGGAGGCGTTGATCCGGGGAATCCTGGCGGCCAAGCTGCTCCCCCCGAAGGAGCTGGTCGTCATGGACCTGCGCGCAACGCGCTGCGAGGAGATGCGGGAACGGTTCGGCGTCTCTGTGGCGAAGGATCCGGCGGGGCTGATCCGGCGCTGCGGGACGGTCGTCGTCGCGGTCAAGCCGCAAGGGGTGGCGGGGCTCCTGCGCTCCCTCTCGCCGACGGACGCCCGGGGAAGGCTCTTCGTCTCGATCGCCGCGGGGATCCCGGTCCGGGTCTTCCTCGACGCCCTCGGGGAGAAGGCCGCCGTGGTTCGGGCGATGCCGAACACGCCGGCGCAGGTGATGCGGGGCAGCACGGGGCTCTTTTATTCCCCCGCGGTGACGAAGGTGCAGAAGGCGCGGGCGCAGAAGATCTTCGCCTCGGTGGGGACGGCGGTGGAGTTCCCCCGCGAGGAGCTGCTCGACGCGGTCACGGCGCTTTCGGGATCGGGCCCCGCCTACGTCTTCCTCTTCATCGAGGCGCTGGCAGACGGCGCGGTCCGCGCGGGAATGCCCCGGGAGGAGGCGGTCCTGCTGGCGGCCTCCACCGTGGAGGGGGCGGCCCGGATGGTTCTTACGACCGGGACGCACCCCGGGGCCCTCAAGGACATGGTCACGTCGCCGGGGGGCACCACGGCGGCGGGGCTCGCGGCCCTGGAGGTCGGCGCCTTCCGGGGGACGGTGCTCGAAGCCGTCCATGCCGCCTGGAAGCGCTGCCGCGAACTTTCCGGCTGAGGAGGCAAACGATGTTCGTCGCGAAGAACCTGCTCATGGCGGTGGCCAGGATCCTGGACATCGCCCTTTCGGCCTACATGTGGATCCTGATCATCCGCGCCGTGCTCACCTGGGTGAGCCCGGATCCCTACAACCCGATCGTCCGGGCCCTCTATTCCATCACCGAGCCGGTCCTCTCTTTCCTGCGGCGGAGATTTCCCCTGATGGCGGGGAGCATCGATTTCTCCCCGATGGTGGCGATCCTCGTCATCCTCTTCCTCCAGTACTTCCTGGTGAGGACCCTCTTCGATCTGGCGGCGCGCCTTTCGTGAGAACTCCCCGGGGCAGGGAGGGCGAAAGGGGCGGGGTTTTCGCCGTCGTCGCCGTCCATGTCCTTCCCCGGGCGTCTCGGGAGGAGGTGGCGGGCTTCTCCGGGGAAGCCGTCCGGATCCGGTTGACGGCCCCCCCCGTCGAGAACCGGGCGAACGAGGCGCTCCAGCGGTTCCTGGCCGGGGCGCTCGATATTCCCCGCCGGAGCCTCGGGATCGTCGCGGGCGGGCTCGGCCGCAGGAAGCTGGTCCGGGTGGAGGGACTCACCCGGGAGGAGTGCCTCCGCCGCCTCGGCCTCACCCCCCCGCGGGATCGCGAATGACGGAACCGATCCGGATCCTGATCAGTTCCTGCCTGCTCGGGGAGACGGTCCGGTACGACGGGGGGCACAAGCGGGACGGCTTCCTCGTGGATACGCTCGGGGAGTTCGTCGAGTGGGTCCCGGTCTGCCCCGAGGTCGACTGCGGGCTGCCGACCCCTCGAGAGGCGATGCGCCTGACGGGCGACCCTTCCTCCCCCCGGCTGGTCACGTCGAAGGGGGGGGTCGACCACACCGACCGGATGATCCGGTGGGCCCGCGCCCGCCTTCGGGAACTCGAACCGCTGGAGCTTTGCGGCTACATCTGCAAGAAGGACTCCCCGAGCTCGGGAATGACCCGCGTCAAGGTATACGGGGGATCGGACATTCCGGCCAGAACGGGGGCCGGGATCTTCACGAAGGCCTTCCTGGGGCATTTTCCCCTCATCCCGGTCGAGGAGGAGGGGCGCCTCCAGGACCCGGTCCTCCGGGAGATGTTCATCGAAAGGGTGTTCACCCTCAGGCGCTTCCGGGACCTCCTGGCGCGCGACAGGACCCGGGGAGGGCTCGTCGCGTTCCACACCGACCACAAGCTGCTCCTGTTGTCGCACGGGAGGAAGGGCTACACCGAGATGGGAAGGCTGGTCGCCCGCGCGAAGGAGCTGCCGACCGCCGAGCTGTTCGACCGGTACCGGAGGCTTCTCATGGAGGCGCTCTCCGCGAAGCCGACCCCGAAGAAATGCTCCGACGTCCTGTTCCACATGGTGGGCCATTTCCGGAAGATGCTCACCCGGGACGAGAAGGAGGAGCTGCTGGAGGTGGTGGAGCGGTACCGGGAGCGGCGGATCCCGCTGATCGTCCCGCTCACCCTCTTCCGCCACTATGTCCGGAAGTACCGGGTCGACTATCTCGCCCGGCAGGTCTTCCTCGATCCGCACCCGGCGGAGCTGATGCTCCGAAACCACGTGTAGCGGAGATTCTTCGGCTCCGAGTGCAACGGGTGCTCCTCCGCCTCGGAGGGATACACTCGGCACGCCTCGTTGCGCGGCCGACCGGGACCGGCTCCGCATCCTCGGAGGGGGCGGCTTGCTCCGCCGTCCCGAGGGGGACCCTGCTCCACCCCCGGATCTCCCCCGGGAGTCCGCAAAGACTTCCATCTCCGCTCGCCCCCCCCTCCTGCGGATGCTGCGCCGGCAACCGGGGACCCCCCCCGCATCGCTGCGGGTCCCCGGTCGCCGGCGAAGCCGGTCACAGGCGCCCTCACGATGGGGCGCATTACGGGCGCAGCCAGCCGAAGGAGGGGGGAAGAGCGGAGATAAAAAGATTGAACAGGGGGCGGAGGGCGGGCGAAGCGAAGCCCCCCTCCAAGGCGGCGTAGCCTGTCCCGGGCGCCCATTTGGAATCGTGCCGCGGGATCAGCGCAGCGGGCCGAGGGTGATGTCGCCGTACCAGGCGACCGCCTCCTCGCCGGTGTTGTCGGTGTCGGTCATGATCGCGACGGCCCCGAGGTCCGGCGGATCCTTCCCGAACAGCGCCCGGTAGTCCTCGTAGATGTTCCTCTCCTCCCGTTCCGTTTCATCTCCTGTTTCCTCCGCCTATCTCTCCGGGATACTGAGTACGATCTTTCCCACGTTCGCGTTGGACTCCATCCGTTCGTGCGCGGACGCGGCGTCGGTCCAGTCGAATACGGAGTCGACGACGGGAACGAGCCTTCCGTCGGCGAACCGGGGGAGGGCGAACGCCGAAAACTCCCGGACCAGACGTTCCTTCTCTTCCCGATCCAGGTGGCGCAGGGTCGAGCCCTTGATCGACAGGTGATTCATCAGGATCCGCGCCAGGTCGATCCCTTCCGCGCGGGATCCCCCCATCATGCCGATGACGAGCAGCCTCCCTCCCCGCGCCAGCGACCGGAGGTTCTGGTCCAGGTAGGGGGCCCCGACGCAGTCCAGGACGATGTCGACTCCCTTTCCGGACGTGCGGGACGCCACCCACGGGGCGAAGGGCCCCTCCCGGTAGTTCCATCCGCCTTCCGCCCCCAGTTCCCTGCACCGGGAGATCTTTTCCGGGGAACCGGCGGTCACCAGCGACCTGCCTCCCCCTTCCCGGATCAATTGGATGGCCGCGGTTCCCACACCGCTTCCCCCCGCGTGCACAAGGACCGTCTCGCCGGGACGCAACAGACCGAGAGGAAAAAGGTTCCGGTAGGCGGTGAGAAAGGCCTCGGGGATCGCCGCTCCCTGCTCGAACGAGAGGCCCGGGGGAATCGGCATCGCCATATCCGCCGGAACCGCCGCAAGTTCCGCGTAACCGCCGCCCGGAAGGATGGCGCAGACCCGGTCGCCCGGCGAAACCC from Deltaproteobacteria bacterium GWC2_65_14 harbors:
- a CDS encoding NADPH:quinone oxidoreductase, producing MKAVLPSGFGGPEVLRIGECPDPSFGKGDLLVRVRAAGLNRADLLQRRGKYPPPAGASEILGLEIAGEVADAGRAVAGVSPGDRVCAILPGGGYAELAAVPADMAMPIPPGLSFEQGAAIPEAFLTAYRNLFPLGLLRPGETVLVHAGGSGVGTAAIQLIREGGGRSLVTAGSPEKISRCRELGAEGGWNYREGPFAPWVASRTSGKGVDIVLDCVGAPYLDQNLRSLARGGRLLVIGMMGGSRAEGIDLARILMNHLSIKGSTLRHLDREEKERLVREFSAFALPRFADGRLVPVVDSVFDWTDAASAHERMESNANVGKIVLSIPER
- a CDS encoding septum formation protein Maf, translated to MGSRYNESPEGAPPGLILASSSPRRRELMRVIGVPFRVVPSRVEETSHAGEPFRNFVRRAAREKGEEVASRYPEAFVLAADTVVVVGNRMLGKPEDRADGARMLRLLQGREHRVHTAVCLLRRSTGYADEAVETTRVAFRSLTGQEIRAYLRTGESDDKAGAYAAQGRGNLLIERISGSYTNVVGLPMTRVLEMLQRTGMLAVSREGTKWYRREGCR
- a CDS encoding pyrroline-5-carboxylate reductase, producing the protein MKGIGFIGAGNMGEALIRGILAAKLLPPKELVVMDLRATRCEEMRERFGVSVAKDPAGLIRRCGTVVVAVKPQGVAGLLRSLSPTDARGRLFVSIAAGIPVRVFLDALGEKAAVVRAMPNTPAQVMRGSTGLFYSPAVTKVQKARAQKIFASVGTAVEFPREELLDAVTALSGSGPAYVFLFIEALADGAVRAGMPREEAVLLAASTVEGAARMVLTTGTHPGALKDMVTSPGGTTAAGLAALEVGAFRGTVLEAVHAAWKRCRELSG
- a CDS encoding YggS family pyridoxal phosphate enzyme, translated to MTRPENVQDRVLRVRERIERAAGRAGRSAREIRLVAVGKTHPPDRIGEAAAAGVTSFGENYVQEAEGKIRAYPGLEWHMVGKLQGNKVKKAVSLFSWVQTVDSSRLLSEISRRCVEAGTGMPVLLEVNLAEESSKAGISPGELPELVEAAEALAGVRLAGLMAIPPVFESPEESRPWFARLRKLLEDCAGRSTAGKGMRELSMGMSHDFEVAVEEGATMVRIGTAIFGSRPGRRG